From a single Rhodococcus qingshengii JCM 15477 genomic region:
- a CDS encoding glycosyltransferase family 87 protein codes for MAANADDAEPTSPAPLAEDLRSADWRDVPSRNDAMVSALSGTVGGPVGRHALIGRTRFFTPMRVILLLAVVFLAFGWFAKAGCIQQAPVGESGQVGLDWSGSRQYVAMCYSDTVPLYGAERLDQGAFPYKTSWEEVRGDGSIQMRYMEYPVISGLYQYGAMKVAKAWDSITWLPGAIQVALYFNVVAFGLALAWLVTVWASTLLAGRRVWDGALIACSPLVIVHVFTNFDPLATAFAAGGLLAWARKRPVLAGILLGLGGAAKLYPLLLLGPLLVLCLRAGKTRDWLVTALSAVAAWLAVNLPIAALYPHGWYEFFRLNSERGADPDSLYNVIASFTSWKGLDGPLAQGESPSNLNAVSLLLFVAVCIGVGYVALTAQRRPRVAQLCFLLVAGFLLTNKVWSPQYSLWLVPLAVLALPHRRLLLAWMTIDALVWVPRMMYYLGVSNKGLPEQWFTGTVVIRDIAVLVLCALVLRQIYRPSEDLVRYGFIDDPAGGVLDQAPDKQPAWLPGWLKPSKAKEPEPVAV; via the coding sequence GTGGCCGCGAATGCTGATGATGCCGAACCGACCTCCCCCGCTCCGCTGGCCGAAGATCTTCGTTCGGCGGATTGGCGGGACGTTCCCAGTCGCAACGACGCGATGGTGTCTGCGCTGTCGGGAACCGTCGGCGGTCCGGTAGGTCGTCACGCACTGATCGGGCGCACTCGCTTCTTCACACCGATGCGAGTGATCCTTCTGCTCGCCGTGGTGTTCTTGGCTTTCGGCTGGTTCGCCAAGGCGGGCTGTATTCAGCAGGCGCCGGTCGGCGAGAGCGGGCAGGTCGGCCTCGATTGGAGTGGCAGCCGCCAGTACGTGGCGATGTGTTACTCCGATACCGTTCCGCTGTACGGAGCCGAACGCCTCGATCAGGGAGCATTCCCGTACAAGACGTCGTGGGAAGAAGTACGCGGCGACGGTTCGATCCAGATGCGGTACATGGAGTATCCGGTCATCTCGGGGCTCTACCAGTACGGCGCAATGAAAGTCGCGAAGGCGTGGGATTCGATCACCTGGCTGCCAGGCGCGATTCAGGTGGCGCTCTATTTCAACGTCGTGGCGTTCGGGTTGGCGTTGGCGTGGCTGGTCACCGTGTGGGCGAGCACCCTGCTGGCCGGACGACGAGTGTGGGACGGCGCTCTCATCGCGTGTTCCCCGTTGGTGATCGTGCACGTGTTCACGAACTTCGATCCTCTGGCGACGGCGTTCGCGGCGGGTGGGTTGTTGGCGTGGGCACGCAAGCGGCCCGTGCTCGCGGGAATCCTGCTCGGCCTGGGCGGCGCCGCAAAGCTCTACCCGCTGCTCCTACTGGGACCGCTCTTGGTCCTGTGTCTGCGCGCGGGCAAGACGAGGGACTGGCTGGTGACCGCTCTCAGCGCGGTCGCGGCATGGCTTGCGGTGAACCTGCCCATTGCCGCGCTGTACCCCCATGGTTGGTACGAGTTCTTCCGGCTCAACTCCGAACGCGGGGCCGATCCGGATTCGCTCTACAACGTGATCGCGTCGTTCACGTCGTGGAAGGGCCTCGACGGTCCTCTCGCACAGGGTGAGTCGCCGTCGAATCTCAACGCCGTCTCTCTGCTTTTGTTCGTGGCCGTCTGCATCGGTGTCGGATACGTCGCCCTGACGGCGCAGCGTCGTCCGCGAGTTGCGCAGCTGTGCTTCCTGTTGGTGGCGGGCTTCCTGCTCACGAACAAGGTGTGGAGCCCGCAGTATTCTCTGTGGCTGGTGCCGCTGGCCGTGTTGGCCTTGCCGCACCGCAGACTCCTGCTCGCGTGGATGACCATCGACGCCCTGGTCTGGGTTCCACGAATGATGTATTACCTCGGGGTGTCCAACAAGGGGCTGCCCGAGCAGTGGTTCACCGGAACGGTCGTGATCCGGGACATCGCGGTACTCGTTCTGTGCGCGCTGGTGCTCCGGCAGATCTACCGGCCGTCGGAGGATCTCGTGCGGTACGGGTTCATCGACGATCCGGCGGGCGGTGTTCTCGATCAAGCACCGGACAAACAACCTGCCTGGCTACCCGGTTGGTTGAAGCCGTCCAAGGCGAAGGAACCGGAACCCGTCGCGGTCTGA
- a CDS encoding transglycosylase domain-containing protein — MKKKSKWRTVRRSAYVLVALGLVLPVLAFMAAYIVQDVPKPGDQKTNQVATVFAADGSTVIATVVPPDEGNRVEVSLDQVPMHVRNAVLAAEDRDFYSNPGFSISGFARAARDNVLGRDSAGGGSTITQQYVKTALVGSERSLTRKMKELVLSSKMANEWSKDDILAAYLNTIYFGRGAYGIEAASKAYFGKPVDQLSIEEGAVLASSIQLPSLLDPETNPTGAKSRWDYVLDGMVSAGTLDQAARTQMQYPAYIPLAQVDNSSQGSTGPEGLIKRQVLKEIGDAGISEQLLNTEGLQITTTIDPQAQAAAVEAARSNMEGEPENLRTAVVSVDPKTGAVKAYYGGEDGAGYDFANAGLQTGSSFKVFGLAAALDQGIPLSQMYDSSPLTVNGISIGNVEGESCGTCTIAEALKRSLNTSFYRQMLSLDGNGPQEIADIAHKAGIPKDIPGVGPSLTEADGSGPNNGIVLGQYQARVLDMASSYATLAASGTYHAPHFVQKVVAADGTVLLDRGAPAGEDRIDAAVADNVTAAMQPIAAYSRGHNLAGGRLSASKTGTAQLGDTGANKDAWMVGYTPSLSTAVWVGTPDGEAITNSGGAMIYGSGLPSDIWKDTMDGALEGTDNEKFPTPGKINGQAGGVPEYTAPAPPKTSAPPTTAPTTTETTPPPVVTTTQVEVLPGITIPIPGISRPTTTTPQVPGAGETTEEEPAGVSPGQ, encoded by the coding sequence GTGAAGAAGAAGTCCAAGTGGCGCACAGTTCGCCGCTCGGCCTACGTCTTGGTGGCGCTCGGTCTTGTTCTGCCCGTCCTTGCCTTCATGGCCGCGTACATCGTGCAGGACGTCCCCAAGCCCGGTGACCAAAAGACCAATCAGGTGGCGACGGTCTTCGCCGCCGACGGAAGCACCGTGATCGCTACCGTCGTCCCGCCGGACGAAGGTAACCGCGTCGAGGTCTCGCTCGATCAGGTACCGATGCACGTTCGTAACGCCGTTCTGGCCGCAGAGGACCGCGATTTCTACTCGAACCCGGGCTTCTCGATCTCCGGTTTCGCGCGCGCAGCCCGTGACAACGTCCTCGGTCGCGACAGTGCCGGTGGTGGATCGACCATCACTCAGCAGTACGTGAAGACCGCGCTCGTCGGCTCGGAGCGTTCGCTGACGCGAAAGATGAAGGAACTCGTTCTCTCCTCGAAGATGGCCAACGAGTGGTCCAAGGACGACATTCTTGCCGCATACCTGAACACCATCTACTTCGGTCGTGGTGCGTACGGTATCGAAGCCGCGTCCAAGGCTTACTTCGGTAAGCCCGTCGACCAGCTGTCCATCGAAGAAGGCGCCGTCCTGGCGTCGTCGATCCAGCTTCCGTCGCTCCTCGATCCCGAGACCAACCCGACCGGCGCGAAGTCCCGTTGGGATTACGTGCTCGACGGCATGGTGTCCGCCGGCACGCTGGATCAGGCCGCGCGCACGCAGATGCAGTACCCCGCCTACATCCCGCTCGCCCAGGTCGACAACAGCAGCCAGGGCTCGACCGGACCCGAAGGCCTGATCAAGCGTCAGGTGCTCAAGGAGATCGGCGACGCTGGAATCAGCGAGCAGTTGCTCAACACCGAGGGCTTGCAGATCACCACGACCATCGACCCGCAGGCTCAGGCCGCAGCGGTCGAGGCAGCCCGTTCCAACATGGAGGGTGAGCCGGAAAATCTGCGTACCGCAGTTGTCTCGGTCGATCCGAAGACCGGAGCCGTCAAGGCGTACTACGGCGGTGAGGACGGCGCGGGATACGACTTCGCGAATGCCGGACTTCAGACTGGTTCCTCGTTCAAGGTGTTCGGCCTCGCAGCCGCCCTGGATCAGGGAATCCCGCTCTCGCAGATGTACGACAGCTCACCGCTGACCGTCAACGGCATCTCCATCGGCAACGTCGAAGGTGAAAGCTGCGGCACCTGCACCATCGCAGAGGCGCTCAAGCGTTCGCTGAACACCAGCTTCTACCGTCAGATGCTCAGCCTCGACGGCAACGGCCCGCAGGAAATCGCGGACATCGCTCACAAGGCAGGCATCCCGAAGGACATCCCGGGTGTCGGCCCGTCGCTCACCGAGGCCGACGGTTCCGGCCCCAACAACGGCATCGTGCTCGGCCAGTACCAGGCCCGCGTGCTCGACATGGCGTCGTCGTACGCGACACTCGCCGCGTCCGGTACGTATCACGCACCGCACTTCGTGCAGAAGGTCGTCGCGGCCGACGGCACCGTGCTGCTGGACCGCGGCGCGCCCGCCGGTGAAGACCGCATCGACGCTGCCGTGGCGGACAACGTGACGGCTGCGATGCAGCCGATCGCGGCGTACTCGCGCGGTCACAACCTGGCCGGCGGACGTCTGTCGGCGTCGAAGACAGGTACCGCGCAGCTCGGTGACACCGGAGCCAACAAGGACGCGTGGATGGTCGGCTACACGCCGTCGCTTTCGACCGCGGTCTGGGTCGGAACTCCCGACGGTGAAGCGATCACCAATTCCGGTGGCGCGATGATCTACGGCTCAGGTCTGCCTTCGGACATCTGGAAGGACACGATGGACGGCGCCCTCGAGGGCACCGACAACGAGAAGTTCCCGACGCCGGGCAAGATCAACGGTCAAGCCGGTGGTGTTCCGGAGTACACGGCTCCCGCACCGCCCAAGACGTCGGCGCCGCCGACCACCGCACCGACGACGACGGAAACCACTCCGCCGCCCGTGGTGACAACGACGCAGGTCGAGGTTCTGCCGGGCATCACGATCCCGATTCCGGGCATCTCCCGGCCGACGACAACCACGCCACAGGTACCAGGGGCAGGCGAGACCACCGAGGAAGAACCGGCAGGTGTGAGCCCCGGCCAGTAG
- a CDS encoding DUF5318 family protein, producing the protein MRIQRQVVDYALARRSVLAEVSAGRTDVKQVCDADPYLLRAAKFHGRGSDVVCPICRKEQLTLVSWVFGDKLGQVSGSARTSDELARLAETAEEFTVHVVEVCRTCSWNHLVQSYVLGAVPAPPRPRRARPPSRRTASE; encoded by the coding sequence GTGCGGATACAGCGGCAAGTTGTGGACTACGCGCTCGCGCGTCGGTCTGTGCTGGCCGAAGTGTCTGCGGGTCGGACCGACGTCAAGCAGGTGTGTGACGCCGATCCGTACCTACTCAGAGCCGCGAAGTTCCACGGCCGGGGCAGCGACGTCGTCTGCCCCATTTGCCGCAAGGAACAGTTGACGCTCGTGTCCTGGGTGTTCGGCGACAAGCTCGGTCAGGTTTCGGGATCGGCCCGAACCTCGGACGAGCTCGCTCGGCTTGCGGAAACAGCAGAGGAGTTCACGGTGCACGTTGTAGAGGTGTGCCGTACCTGCAGTTGGAACCACTTGGTGCAGTCCTATGTGCTCGGCGCAGTACCTGCGCCGCCGCGACCGCGGCGAGCACGCCCACCAAGCCGGCGCACCGCCAGCGAGTAA
- a CDS encoding helix-turn-helix domain-containing protein, with translation MNSKAEAGTHNQVDPARIESRGQFAETLTALRNAAGLTVREAVERSGGLHGTVSGWFAGQHLPTPASTPMFFALLEACGVDSEDERERWISAVQRVRQLTARRRGDATVPYRGLESFRQEDAEWFFGRDELTANLVERVASAIRGEGRRQFMVIGASGSGKSSLLRAGLAPKVAEGDSRFDGWRVETLQPGTGGIPSSISDEPTVLILDQFEELWTQCDGDRREEILRTLADLGENTIAVIGMRADFYGLAAEEPLLVPLLDDSPMVVGPLTDEQLREVIVEPAVKAGMTVQSELVQVLVGELTPRGSRTASDPGALPLLSHALLGTWQRSTRKTLTVSDYYATDGIAGAVQQSAEEVYGELTERQQQLARRIFLRLVNVDEVTQTRRRAPRTELFLGDDVDDVNTVIDRFALRRLLTVDEETVEVSHEVLLSAWSRLRDWIDSDRAGLAVHRRFTYAAQVWEDSGRDPGALLGPARLHLTEEWLNSGELGLPLEPSRTRAADLNATEREYLAASIEHRDQQEFADRRRTRVLRRLVTALAAASVIALVLAVVATVAGIGANRQRVQADTARDEAMSRQVATESIRMRERDPSLASQLALAAFAVNETTEARSALLDASGVHSATRIIGPPGAMKARINPAGTVVAVGGSDGKVRLYPMVDGVASAVPQAEFLGVSEGTALFAVAYSPDGRLLATGGAGGAALWDVSDPKNPVRGTLPVDGERVVQDMEFSPDGTKLVAGTSTPDVLRWNIDTSTNAVALPALPHPADGIVTATFSPDGRFLVAGGRQATLRVWDVAKWGEESAPIFATEPNGTTVHYLGVAFSPDGRELAAGTTGREVVRWDMSDPARPTPLPALTGFSSYVNELNYGKDGTRLAAGSSDNSVRVWDPRTGALIETLPDSGAVTTVDYSDDGRNLVTGGLNGVTRVWALPGPVWAGARDTIFTSPFAADGSRLVAGVGARGGAMLAWNTEDLDRPAVMPELKPQGDDSFSGASAVSADGNLAVSGTGGGGAYLWDLSDPASPRIYGEPAVYVKGIVAVVALNPAGDLLAVSSQDDNSIALVDVSDPSAPKLLSSTDVGSYPQMMAFQPGTDILAIANAKNEVDLWDVSNAASPRVAATVGGFESYALAVSFSADGTLLAAGSADHGVAVWDVRTPSAPEELARLVGPEGAIYSISFNRAGDRLAAGVGDGTVWLWDIETPSQATRFATLSAYPGRVNDAQFAGESDMIAGSGSDKTVRLWGIDPDGVVDRLCRTAGSPITEAEWERYLPGVPYQDPCAG, from the coding sequence ATGAACTCGAAGGCGGAAGCCGGTACGCACAATCAGGTCGACCCCGCCCGGATCGAGTCGCGTGGTCAGTTTGCTGAGACGCTCACTGCACTGCGGAACGCAGCCGGACTGACGGTCCGCGAAGCCGTAGAGCGTTCGGGTGGTTTGCACGGAACCGTCAGCGGATGGTTTGCCGGCCAACACCTGCCGACGCCGGCGAGTACCCCGATGTTTTTTGCGCTCCTCGAGGCCTGCGGCGTCGATTCCGAGGATGAGCGAGAGCGCTGGATCAGTGCGGTGCAACGAGTGAGACAGCTGACGGCCAGACGACGCGGCGACGCCACCGTTCCGTATCGAGGTCTCGAGTCGTTCCGGCAGGAGGACGCCGAGTGGTTCTTCGGTCGAGACGAACTCACTGCCAACTTGGTCGAACGGGTGGCGTCGGCGATACGAGGTGAAGGTCGCCGTCAGTTCATGGTGATCGGTGCTTCCGGATCGGGTAAGTCGTCGTTGCTGCGGGCCGGGCTCGCCCCCAAGGTTGCCGAGGGCGATTCACGGTTCGACGGCTGGCGGGTGGAAACCCTGCAGCCGGGTACAGGAGGAATCCCGTCGTCGATTTCCGACGAACCAACTGTCTTGATCCTCGACCAGTTCGAGGAACTGTGGACGCAGTGCGACGGTGATCGGCGCGAGGAAATACTGCGGACTCTCGCGGACCTCGGTGAGAACACCATCGCAGTCATCGGAATGCGCGCCGACTTCTACGGGCTCGCGGCGGAGGAACCACTTTTGGTGCCGCTGCTCGACGATTCGCCGATGGTGGTCGGGCCACTGACCGACGAACAATTGCGCGAGGTGATCGTCGAGCCGGCGGTCAAGGCCGGGATGACCGTGCAGAGCGAGTTGGTTCAGGTTCTGGTCGGCGAGCTGACACCACGCGGCTCGCGCACGGCGAGCGACCCCGGAGCTTTGCCTTTGCTGTCACACGCACTGTTGGGGACCTGGCAACGGTCGACGCGTAAAACTCTGACCGTCTCGGATTACTACGCCACCGACGGGATCGCCGGAGCCGTCCAGCAAAGCGCGGAGGAAGTGTACGGCGAGCTCACAGAGAGGCAGCAGCAGTTGGCGCGCAGGATCTTCCTGCGATTGGTCAACGTCGACGAAGTGACGCAGACGCGTCGGCGGGCACCGCGCACCGAACTCTTCCTCGGTGACGACGTCGACGACGTGAATACCGTCATCGACCGGTTCGCCTTACGCCGCCTTCTCACCGTCGACGAGGAGACCGTCGAGGTTTCGCACGAGGTCTTGCTGTCCGCGTGGAGTCGGCTTCGCGATTGGATCGACTCGGACCGCGCCGGCCTGGCGGTGCATCGCCGGTTCACCTACGCGGCGCAGGTATGGGAAGACAGTGGACGCGACCCCGGCGCGCTGCTCGGACCCGCACGTCTTCACCTGACGGAAGAATGGCTGAACTCGGGTGAACTCGGTCTCCCACTGGAACCGAGTCGGACCCGCGCCGCCGACCTCAATGCCACCGAGCGGGAGTACCTCGCCGCGAGTATCGAGCATCGTGATCAGCAGGAATTTGCCGATCGCCGACGTACACGCGTTCTGCGGCGACTCGTGACTGCGTTGGCAGCCGCGTCGGTGATCGCTCTGGTGTTGGCGGTGGTTGCGACCGTCGCCGGTATCGGAGCCAATCGTCAACGTGTCCAAGCAGATACCGCGCGAGACGAGGCGATGTCGCGTCAGGTGGCCACCGAGTCGATCAGGATGCGCGAGCGGGATCCGTCGCTGGCGTCGCAGCTTGCTCTGGCGGCATTTGCGGTCAACGAAACGACCGAAGCCCGCTCGGCATTGCTGGATGCGTCGGGCGTTCATTCGGCTACTCGCATCATCGGACCGCCCGGCGCGATGAAGGCCCGGATAAACCCAGCCGGAACTGTTGTGGCGGTGGGGGGTTCGGATGGGAAGGTCAGACTTTATCCGATGGTGGACGGTGTTGCCTCAGCCGTTCCGCAGGCGGAGTTTCTCGGAGTCTCGGAGGGCACGGCCCTCTTTGCCGTCGCCTACAGCCCGGACGGACGGCTCCTTGCGACCGGTGGTGCCGGCGGCGCTGCACTCTGGGATGTGTCGGACCCGAAGAATCCGGTCCGTGGAACACTTCCCGTCGACGGTGAACGCGTAGTGCAGGACATGGAGTTCAGCCCAGACGGAACCAAGCTGGTCGCCGGTACCTCGACGCCCGACGTTCTGCGATGGAACATCGACACCTCCACGAATGCCGTTGCTTTGCCTGCTCTTCCGCATCCAGCTGACGGCATTGTCACCGCGACGTTCAGCCCCGACGGACGTTTCCTCGTGGCGGGCGGGCGTCAAGCGACTCTGCGCGTGTGGGACGTCGCGAAGTGGGGTGAGGAATCGGCGCCGATCTTCGCGACCGAGCCCAACGGCACCACCGTCCACTACCTCGGCGTCGCCTTCAGTCCGGACGGACGCGAGCTCGCGGCGGGAACCACTGGCAGGGAGGTGGTTCGGTGGGACATGAGCGATCCGGCGCGCCCCACTCCCCTGCCGGCACTGACGGGATTTTCCAGCTACGTCAACGAACTCAACTACGGCAAAGACGGAACACGTCTTGCCGCAGGAAGTTCCGACAACTCCGTGCGCGTGTGGGACCCCCGAACCGGGGCATTGATCGAAACACTTCCGGACAGTGGGGCGGTGACCACCGTCGACTACAGCGATGACGGCCGCAATCTGGTCACCGGGGGACTCAACGGTGTGACTCGCGTGTGGGCTCTTCCGGGTCCGGTCTGGGCGGGAGCTCGGGACACGATCTTCACCAGTCCCTTTGCCGCGGACGGCTCGCGTCTGGTGGCCGGCGTCGGTGCCAGGGGTGGCGCGATGTTGGCGTGGAACACCGAGGATCTCGATCGCCCCGCGGTGATGCCGGAGTTGAAACCGCAAGGGGACGACTCTTTCAGCGGTGCGTCGGCGGTGTCGGCAGACGGGAACCTGGCTGTGAGCGGCACCGGCGGCGGCGGTGCATATCTTTGGGACCTGAGTGATCCGGCGTCGCCACGTATCTACGGCGAGCCTGCGGTATATGTGAAGGGCATCGTGGCGGTTGTCGCGCTGAATCCCGCCGGAGATCTGCTGGCGGTGTCCTCGCAGGACGACAACAGTATTGCGTTGGTCGACGTTTCCGACCCGTCGGCTCCGAAACTGTTGTCGTCGACCGATGTCGGCTCCTACCCGCAGATGATGGCCTTTCAGCCAGGTACCGACATCTTGGCGATCGCGAACGCCAAGAACGAAGTGGATCTGTGGGACGTGTCGAACGCAGCGTCGCCCCGGGTGGCGGCGACGGTGGGTGGATTCGAAAGCTACGCATTAGCAGTGTCTTTCAGCGCCGACGGAACGCTGTTGGCCGCTGGAAGTGCGGATCACGGTGTCGCCGTGTGGGACGTACGCACACCGTCGGCACCCGAGGAACTCGCTCGTCTCGTCGGCCCCGAGGGCGCAATCTATTCGATCTCGTTCAACCGCGCCGGTGATCGGCTCGCTGCCGGTGTCGGCGACGGAACCGTCTGGCTCTGGGACATCGAGACTCCCTCGCAGGCAACACGATTTGCGACGCTGTCCGCCTACCCGGGTCGCGTCAACGACGCTCAGTTCGCCGGCGAGAGTGACATGATCGCGGGTAGCGGGTCGGACAAGACCGTTCGCTTGTGGGGAATCGACCCCGACGGCGTCGTTGATCGATTGTGCCGCACCGCAGGATCTCCCATCACGGAAGCCGAATGGGAGCGGTACCTGCCCGGTGTTCCCTATCAGGATCCGTGTGCCGGCTGA
- a CDS encoding helix-turn-helix transcriptional regulator, protein MSSIGISPKIEANVSRVGNPKHGKHKPKLSVREIEVLLAWLRSDSKSEVAETLGLRVCTVNTHITRVRTKYSDVGRPAPTKAALFARAVQDGYTTLDEW, encoded by the coding sequence ATGTCTTCAATCGGCATTTCTCCGAAGATCGAGGCAAACGTGTCCCGAGTCGGCAACCCCAAGCACGGCAAGCACAAGCCGAAGCTGAGCGTCCGCGAGATCGAAGTACTTCTTGCCTGGCTACGTTCGGATTCCAAGTCCGAGGTCGCCGAGACACTCGGCCTACGCGTCTGCACCGTCAACACACACATCACTCGGGTACGCACGAAGTACAGCGACGTCGGGCGGCCGGCTCCCACGAAGGCAGCGTTGTTCGCCCGCGCGGTCCAGGACGGGTACACCACCCTCGACGAGTGGTGA